One Hypanus sabinus isolate sHypSab1 unplaced genomic scaffold, sHypSab1.hap1 scaffold_1158, whole genome shotgun sequence genomic window carries:
- the LOC132386435 gene encoding uncharacterized protein LOC132386435 — MSRPAILQVKDVCYPVLAVFGLPANLLTIIILSRGKCGLSKCISAYMTMMAVSDLSVILINVLVYEILIFRLSSSFLQYTEVLKATIYVLAVTLELSRWYTVAFTCDRYVAICCQKFKPKYCRVKTARILAPVILAVLCLENIPLLFAFQPQRIIGNISWGVLPKLDIFNSPTFVALSRFKSFQNLVCVFGLIILCNGMTARHILLASKSRRGFRTHKSKIERDPEMENRKKGIILLFCVSGSFMLFWLPSAVTDFIASLTMYFDRDYYSARYIAAQTGVLLTNMSSCTSTCIYATTQTNFRAELKTLILSPWTFIRELIKTNVRSSKAFSPK; from the coding sequence CTAATTTGTTAACAATTATTATTCTgtcccggggaaaatgcggtctttccaaatgcatcTCTGCCTACATGACGATGATGGCTGTGTCAGATCTATCGGTCATTCTCATCAATGTCCTTGTCTATGAGATTTTAATATTCCGCCTGTCAAGTTCATTTCTGCAGTATACGGAAGTCCTTAAAGCAACGATCTACGTGCTGGCGGTCACTCTGGAACTATCACGATGGTACACGGTGGCCTTCACCTGTGATCGATATGTTGCCATATGTTGTCAGAAGTTTAAACCAAAATACTGCAGAGTGAAGACAGCCAGAATCCTAGCACCAGTAATACTGGCGGTGCTTTGTTTGGAGAATATACCCCTCTTGTTTGCATTTCAGCCTCAACGGATAATTGGAAATATTTCGTGGGGTGTTCTCCCGAAATTGGACATCTTCAACTCGCCAACGTTCGTCGCGCTCAGCAGATTCAAATCCTTTCAAAACCTGGTGTGTGTTTTTGGTTTAATAATTCTATGTAATGGGATGACGGCCAGGCATATCTTGCTGGCCAGCAAATCCCGGAGGGGCTTCCGAACCCATAAGAGTAAGATTGAACGTGACCCGGAAATGGAAAACAGGAAAAAGGGCATCATATTACTGTTCTGTGTATCGGGCAGCTTCATGCTATTTTGGCTGCCATCGGCAGTCACCGATTTTATCGCCAGCCTAACCATGTATTTTGATCGCGACTATTACTCTGCCCGATATATCGCTGCTCAAACCGGGGTTCTGCTCACGAACATGAGTTCCTGTACAAGCACGTGTATTTATGCAACCACCCAAACTAACTTCAGGGCAGAGTTGAAAACGTTGATACTGTCTCCTTGGACGTTTATCCGGGAATTGATCAAGACAAATGTAAGATCATCTAAGGCTTTCTCCCCGAAGTAG